One stretch of Pieris brassicae chromosome 8, ilPieBrab1.1, whole genome shotgun sequence DNA includes these proteins:
- the LOC123713665 gene encoding DNA fragmentation factor subunit alpha-like — translation MEDGINKPYKICDVNREKKKGIVASTLEDLLTKVPEKLGLPSENLTVVLECDGTEVDDEEYFFTLDPDTSLMILHGTEKWAPNMPKCQVSLDQTDEGSLGDKTQVANLVGRLQHNLCHISLLGGQDLELLSDMDPDSLADIVTDRDNRIILEHIKEASGRILLEKRQAQDAMELLKLYHQSVSNGTEDVSPPSQERV, via the exons ATGGAGGACGGTATAAACAAACCATACAAAATATGTGATGTGAATCGCGAAAAGAAGAAAGGAATTGTGGCTTCTACATTAGAAGACTTGTTGACTAAAGTCCCAGAGAAACTTGGTTTGCCCTCTGAAAACTTAACTGTAGTGTTGGAATGCGATGGTACTGAGGTAGATGATGAGGAATACTTCTTCACTTTAGATCCCGATACTTCTCTCATGATTTTACATGGAACTGAAAAGTGGGCACCTAATATGCCAAAATGTCAAGTATCATTAGACCAAACTGATGAAGGTTCTCTTGGAGATAAGACCCAAGTTGCAAATCTGGTGGGACGGCTTCAGCATAACTTATGTCACATTTCCTTGTTAGGGGGTCAAGACTTAGAATTACTGTCAGATATGGATCCAGATAGTCTAGCCGATATTGTGACAGACAGGGACAACAGAATAATTCTAGAACACATTAAGGAAGCCTCGGGAAg GATATTGCTTGAGAAAAGACAAGCTCAAGATGCAATGGAGTTACTGAAGTTATACCATCAGAGTGTATCAAATGGTACTGAGGATGTATCACCACCAAGCCAAGAGCGTGTATAA
- the LOC123713671 gene encoding prefoldin subunit 3, translating into MEGDAKDNTKSFSGIPDAIFVDNVDEFMSMPENSEGVEKVLRKLDEQHGKYKFMEYTLNTKRRRLREQIPDLARTLEMIEKLKAQKETMQTQFLLSDQVFVKAEVPPTNNVCLWLGANVMLEYTLEDAENLLTTNMATATKNLANVEHDLDFLRDQWTTTEVNMARVYNWDVKRRQAAKASS; encoded by the exons ATGGAAGGCGATGCAAAAGATAATACAAAATCTTTCTCGGGAATACCTGACGCAATATTTGTT gaTAATGTTGATGAATTTATGAGTATGCCTGAAAATTCTGAAGGAGTAGAAAAGGTTCTTCGAAAGCTCGACGAACAGCatggaaaatataaattcatggAATACACTTTGAACACAAAGAGGAGGCGACTGCGAGAGCAAATCCCAGACCTAGCTCGTACTCTTGAAATGATTGAAAAGTTAAAAGCACAAAAGGAAACAATGCAGACACAGTTTTTGCTTAGTGACCAGGTTTTTGTTAAG gCAGAGGTACCACCCACAAACAATGTGTGCTTGTGGCTTGGAGCGAATGTTATGCTTGAATATACACTAGAGGATGCTGAAAATCTTCTTACCACGAATATGGCAACAGCTACAAAAAATCTTGCTAATGTTGAACATGATTTGGACTTCTTGAG AGATCAATGGACTACTACAGAAGTAAATATGGCTCGAGTCTATAATTGGGATGTCAAGCGTCGTCAGGCAGCCAAGGCTTCAAGCTAA
- the LOC123713672 gene encoding guanine nucleotide-binding protein subunit gamma-1 → MDMMVSTLQQQRAVTEQLRREAAIKRIPVSIAVADIVRFISDHEQEDCLLVGFTSQKVNPFREKSSCTVL, encoded by the coding sequence ATGGACATGATGGTGTCGACATTACAGCAACAGCGAGCTGTTACAGAGCAGCTGCGGCGGGAAGCTGCAATAAAACGTATTCCCGTTTCTATCGCCGTAGCGGATATCGTACGATTCATAAGCGATCATGAACAAGAAGATTGCCTTCTTGTAGGCTTTACTAGTCAAAAAGTCAACCCTTTTCGCGAGAAAAGTTCTTGCactgttttgtaa